A single window of Lasioglossum baleicum unplaced genomic scaffold, iyLasBale1 scaffold1785, whole genome shotgun sequence DNA harbors:
- the LOC143220978 gene encoding LOW QUALITY PROTEIN: uncharacterized protein LOC143220978 (The sequence of the model RefSeq protein was modified relative to this genomic sequence to represent the inferred CDS: inserted 2 bases in 2 codons), with protein sequence MTSIKTLXLLGGTKLIVLDEGLNSTYARKLIAGWIKMWKDKDPNYTFNLLLFSDSKSSYQNESESFISNNVNIYDYYTLDINEIDVSAINEKDFYNLKHILNIINTKSTVIIDCITCLILFIXLSKTMWFLKKLSQQVSQIICIYRRDIIQNKILCIETLGSTYVKIENFPNAVVNKNFNYIVKFIHRKVGGGILKQEEIVNQNDTSYDIQSKKFEQSKKTNSLNESYKLKIESSFRIEINENEMEQRKNTVLPYIVKTDVTNTSKIHYHPENIDDIDEEDPDDDLCFNSLMCTLIS encoded by the exons ATGACATCTATAAAAACAT CTTTGTTAGGAGGTACAAAATTAATAGTCCTTGATGAAG GATTAAATTCAAcatatgcaagaaaattgaTTGCAGGATGGATAAAAATGTGGAAAGATAAAGATCCGAATTATACATTCAATCTATTATTATTTTCTGATTCAAAATCATCATATCAAAATGAATCCGAATCTTTCATAtcaaataatgtaaatatttatgattattatactcttgatattaatgaaattgatgtaagtgCTATTAATGAGAAAGATTTCTATAATCtaaaacatattttaaatataataaacactAAATCTACAGTGATTATCGATTGTATaacatgtttaattttattta gcttaTCAAAGACTATgtggtttttaaaaaagttaagcCAACAAGTGTCACAAATAATTTGTATTTATAGACGGgatattatacaaaataaaatactttGCATTGAAACATTAGGAAGTACATATGTAAAAATAGAGAATTTTCCCAATGcagtagtaaataaaaattttaattatatagtaAAATTTATACACCGTAAAGTAGGTGGAGGAATCTTAAAACAAGAAGAAATAGTAAATCAAAATGATACATCATATGATATTCAATCAAAAAAATTTGAACAAagtaaaaaaacaaattcattaaatgaaagttataaattaaaaattgaatcttCATTCAgaatagaaataaatgaaaatgaaatggaACAAAGAAAAAATACGGTACTGCCATATATAGTCAAAACAGATGTAACAAATACATCTAAAATTCATTATCATCCAGAGAATATAGATGATATTGATGAAGAAGATCCAGATGATGATTTATGTTTTAATTCATtaatgtgtactttaatatcatga